One window of Candidatus Micrarchaeota archaeon genomic DNA carries:
- the ftsY gene encoding signal recognition particle-docking protein FtsY, with product MDKVKRGDPSPIKLSLKTKIKSAFVGTIKLSEPEINDFLDTLKISMLESDVSYNTAELFISDLHSKLKEQKIESKRIRESIVESVRSSLFSVLYSGSAVNVDEFVEMRKKADELPVKMLFLGPNGAGKTTTIAKISHRFKEKGISNVLSASDTFRAAAIEQIEHHAKAIGVPVIKSAYGADPASIAFDAIAYAKAHGINLVLIDSAGRQETNKSLINEIQKMVRVAKPDITVFVGESTAGNQIAEQILEFNKFVKIDGIILTKLDCDAKGGGALSISHTTGIPVLFFGVGESYDALMPYNPNYIVDAIVPSSS from the coding sequence ATGGACAAAGTCAAGCGCGGAGATCCAAGTCCGATAAAATTGTCGCTTAAGACAAAGATTAAAAGCGCGTTCGTAGGTACGATAAAGCTCAGCGAGCCGGAGATAAACGATTTCCTTGATACGCTGAAAATATCGATGCTGGAATCTGACGTTTCCTACAATACCGCAGAGCTTTTCATAAGCGACCTGCATTCCAAGCTGAAGGAGCAGAAGATAGAATCGAAGAGGATAAGGGAAAGCATAGTGGAAAGCGTAAGGAGCTCGCTTTTCTCTGTGCTCTATTCGGGCAGCGCAGTAAATGTTGACGAGTTCGTGGAGATGAGGAAAAAGGCCGACGAGCTGCCCGTGAAGATGCTTTTCCTCGGGCCCAACGGAGCCGGCAAGACAACTACGATAGCGAAGATTTCACACCGCTTCAAGGAGAAGGGGATAAGCAACGTGCTTTCCGCGAGCGACACTTTCCGCGCGGCTGCGATAGAGCAGATAGAGCACCACGCCAAGGCGATAGGCGTTCCGGTCATAAAAAGCGCTTATGGAGCCGATCCGGCAAGCATAGCTTTTGACGCCATAGCGTATGCGAAGGCCCACGGGATCAACCTTGTGTTGATTGACAGTGCAGGAAGGCAGGAAACGAACAAGAGCCTAATCAACGAGATACAGAAGATGGTCAGGGTAGCAAAGCCGGACATTACGGTGTTCGTCGGGGAAAGTACTGCAGGAAACCAGATAGCTGAGCAGATACTGGAATTCAACAAGTTCGTGAAGATTGACGGAATAATACTTACGAAGCTTGACTGCGATGCCAAGGGAGGCGGGGCACTGTCCATATCCCACACTACCGGAATACCTGTCCTTTTCTTCGGGGTTGGCGAGAGCTACGATGCGCTCATGCCCTACAACCCAAATTACATAGTAGACGCGATAGTACCTTCAAGCAGCTAA
- the pfdA gene encoding prefoldin subunit alpha: MANGEGDGEAFKQQSMEELRYIQQVYQNQYAMINNSINMVLRELQELNSAQKTLENIGLVKGKDTLTGIGGDFYLVGKVEDQSKVLVGIGEGYVIEKDTDSAKTHAAELIKKRTEDLNRLTKNKKEVESALLEVSYRIENSR, encoded by the coding sequence ATGGCAAACGGAGAGGGGGATGGCGAGGCATTCAAGCAGCAGAGCATGGAGGAGCTGAGGTACATACAGCAGGTTTACCAGAACCAGTATGCGATGATAAACAACTCGATAAACATGGTGTTGCGCGAGCTGCAGGAGCTCAATTCCGCGCAGAAAACGCTTGAGAATATAGGCCTTGTGAAGGGCAAGGACACGCTCACAGGCATAGGCGGGGACTTTTACCTTGTAGGGAAGGTGGAAGACCAGAGCAAGGTGCTTGTTGGGATAGGCGAGGGCTATGTCATCGAGAAGGACACAGACTCTGCGAAGACGCATGCTGCGGAGCTGATAAAGAAGCGGACAGAGGATCTAAACAGGCTGACTAAAAACAAGAAGGAGGTAGAGAGCGCGCTTCTTGAAGTTTCATACAGGATAGAGAACTCGCGCTAG
- a CDS encoding translation initiation factor IF-6, with protein MEAAKYNIMGSDYIGVFATATDDFLFAGAGLTGNSKEMMAKVLGVRCIDLKVSGSDLIGLFARANSNGIIISNLAIDNEVSGLKNAGLDINVCVLESSLNAVGSNILANDRMAIVNPDYSEKECVEIGDALDVEVIRAQVDGFKTVGANSILTNRGLVMNNKSTAKEKSDWDRISGFDSTITTANTGALAIGLATIANSNGLVVGDTTTGYELARILDALE; from the coding sequence ATGGAGGCAGCCAAGTACAACATAATGGGCAGCGACTATATTGGGGTATTTGCAACTGCCACTGACGATTTCCTGTTTGCAGGGGCTGGGCTGACAGGAAACAGCAAGGAGATGATGGCCAAGGTCCTCGGGGTAAGGTGCATAGACCTTAAGGTATCCGGATCCGACCTCATAGGACTGTTCGCCAGGGCCAACTCCAACGGCATAATAATATCAAACCTTGCGATAGACAACGAGGTAAGCGGGCTCAAAAATGCAGGGTTGGACATCAACGTATGCGTGCTTGAAAGCAGCCTTAATGCAGTTGGAAGCAACATACTCGCCAACGACAGGATGGCCATAGTAAACCCGGATTACAGCGAAAAGGAGTGCGTGGAGATAGGCGATGCGCTGGATGTAGAGGTCATAAGGGCGCAGGTGGACGGGTTCAAGACAGTGGGGGCAAACAGCATACTCACGAACAGGGGGCTGGTGATGAACAACAAGAGCACCGCGAAGGAAAAAAGCGACTGGGACAGGATTAGCGGATTCGATTCAACCATAACAACAGCAAACACCGGTGCGCTCGCCATAGGGCTCGCCACCATAGCAAACTCCAACGGACTGGTCGTAGGGGACACTACGACAGGATACGAGCTTGCAAGGATATTGGACGCGCTGGAGTAG
- a CDS encoding 50S ribosomal protein L39e: protein MSKKSAYEKKRLGKKLKQARRMPLLATLRTHRRLQQNRFNRNWRSQKLDVK from the coding sequence ATGTCGAAAAAGAGCGCTTACGAAAAAAAGAGGCTTGGGAAGAAGCTTAAGCAGGCACGCAGGATGCCGTTGCTGGCCACTCTTAGGACCCACAGGAGGCTGCAGCAGAACAGGTTCAACAGGAACTGGAGGAGCCAGAAGCTGGACGTGAAGTGA
- a CDS encoding 30S ribosomal protein S19e has product MANVYDVKSSDVVRLAAERLKGKIVKPSYVDFVKSGPNKERVPDDVDFFYVRSASILRQVYINGPIGVSRLRTRYGSRKEHVVHRRHHIRAGGSIIRDALQGLEKLNYVKNTRSGRIITPQGRSFMDKIAKELNNA; this is encoded by the coding sequence ATGGCGAATGTATACGATGTAAAGTCCTCGGACGTGGTAAGGCTAGCGGCTGAAAGGCTAAAGGGCAAGATAGTTAAGCCGTCCTACGTGGATTTCGTAAAATCAGGGCCCAACAAGGAGAGGGTTCCGGACGACGTGGATTTCTTCTACGTGAGGAGCGCATCGATACTGAGGCAGGTATACATAAACGGCCCGATAGGCGTTTCAAGGCTAAGGACAAGGTACGGGTCCAGGAAGGAGCACGTGGTACACAGGAGGCACCACATACGCGCTGGAGGCAGCATAATAAGGGACGCGCTGCAGGGGCTTGAGAAGCTGAACTACGTCAAGAACACCAGGTCCGGAAGGATAATAACGCCGCAGGGCAGGTCATTCATGGACAAGATAGCCAAGGAGCTGAATAACGCTTAA
- a CDS encoding ATP-binding protein yields MEKKVFGFLRIRKDERLLRLRFGEKCEIMHRNLDVNFSRDRAYSGSYHGWRRKSGAIYICPQLEANPHVVISGMSGFGKSTLFKSLLFDIRKSGISCILFDAHDEHSTMVRNMDGVVHNALYSGINILELDGASVSERISELSRLLKEVYSLGYIQATKLSECLWYTYRKAGARSRLDRSLARTPTVKDLIDELSIFIRNSKSVGERNTLVHLRARISLLNSYAFTGGFISMEGLNDGLHSFSLGGIKSKEVQLIYIGELLNRLYATMHDSDKQSSVRLYVMIDEAQFLVDNSNNNSVISKLIEEGRKYGLGVIIVTHAASTLNRKIMANCATFATFYAREPSEINYISRVLSGSDSSMSELVKARISRLRQNQAIIVSNHFRDPVVVSTPKFDELPAFCDFMVSGSEAYGIIRAKARRPIRYDDLRAMGVDLEGSLEKLEGDGTLDSFTFSHDGNEERWIMAHNSSVSIEHEVMVMKISELLKSHGLMSRIVDNSKGPDIISSANGKRIAIEYETGSKSNGSTLRMISMRLEKYPVVLMITNDAEFQHYKEQFGSTGIDIIPASDMDSIIAVMGSHG; encoded by the coding sequence TTGGAAAAAAAGGTTTTTGGATTTTTAAGAATTAGGAAGGATGAGCGCCTTCTCAGGCTCAGGTTCGGGGAAAAATGCGAGATTATGCATCGCAATCTGGACGTTAATTTTAGCAGGGACAGGGCGTATTCTGGAAGCTACCACGGATGGCGGAGGAAGAGCGGAGCCATCTACATATGTCCGCAACTGGAGGCCAACCCCCATGTCGTAATATCAGGTATGAGCGGATTCGGCAAAAGCACGCTTTTCAAGTCCCTGCTCTTTGACATCAGGAAGTCGGGGATATCCTGCATACTGTTCGATGCACACGACGAGCATTCCACTATGGTGAGGAACATGGACGGGGTGGTGCACAATGCGCTCTATTCAGGGATAAACATACTTGAATTGGACGGTGCAAGCGTGTCCGAAAGGATATCCGAGCTTTCAAGGCTGCTCAAGGAGGTCTACTCCCTCGGATACATACAGGCAACAAAATTGAGCGAGTGCCTCTGGTACACCTACAGGAAGGCCGGCGCCAGGAGCCGGCTTGACAGGAGCTTGGCCAGGACACCCACGGTTAAGGACCTTATTGACGAGCTGAGCATATTCATAAGGAATTCCAAGAGCGTCGGAGAAAGGAACACACTTGTGCACCTCAGGGCCCGCATATCGCTGCTTAACAGCTACGCATTTACAGGCGGATTCATAAGCATGGAGGGTTTGAATGACGGGCTACATTCCTTCTCCCTGGGTGGAATCAAGAGCAAGGAAGTACAGCTCATATACATAGGCGAGCTCCTGAACAGGCTTTATGCGACAATGCACGACAGCGACAAGCAAAGCAGCGTCAGGCTCTACGTGATGATAGACGAGGCGCAGTTCTTGGTGGACAACTCCAACAACAACTCAGTGATATCAAAGCTGATAGAGGAGGGCAGAAAATATGGATTGGGGGTCATAATAGTGACGCACGCTGCAAGCACGCTAAACAGGAAGATAATGGCGAATTGCGCCACGTTCGCGACCTTCTATGCAAGGGAGCCTTCCGAGATTAATTACATATCAAGGGTGCTTTCGGGAAGCGATTCCAGCATGTCGGAGCTGGTAAAGGCGAGGATATCAAGGCTGAGGCAGAACCAGGCGATAATCGTAAGCAACCACTTCAGGGACCCAGTAGTCGTATCGACGCCTAAATTCGACGAATTGCCGGCCTTTTGCGATTTTATGGTTTCTGGATCCGAGGCTTACGGCATCATCAGGGCAAAGGCAAGGCGCCCGATAAGGTATGACGATCTGCGCGCCATGGGAGTAGATTTGGAAGGCTCCCTGGAAAAGCTCGAGGGCGATGGGACCTTGGACAGTTTTACTTTTAGCCATGATGGAAATGAGGAAAGGTGGATAATGGCCCACAACAGCTCCGTAAGCATAGAGCACGAGGTAATGGTAATGAAGATATCTGAATTGCTAAAATCGCACGGATTAATGAGCAGGATAGTTGACAACTCAAAAGGCCCTGACATAATATCCAGCGCCAATGGTAAGAGGATAGCTATAGAGTACGAGACGGGCTCCAAGTCCAATGGCAGCACGTTAAGGATGATATCCATGCGGCTTGAGAAATATCCGGTGGTGCTCATGATAACAAATGATGCGGAATTCCAGCACTACAAGGAGCAGTTCGGCAGTACAGGAATAGATATAATACCTGCCAGCGATATGGATTCCATTATAGCCGTAATGGGCTCGCACGGTTAA
- a CDS encoding sulfite oxidase-like oxidoreductase: protein MASRVPPGQVVTKTFPVLSATDPPETDLDAFRFRVFGAVDNPYSMTWKELMAMPKVKKTLDISCVTHWSRLDDVWEGISMKAVLERARPKGKFVMQHSSLVGYTTNVPMENSTTENAMLAYNFNGKPLEPKHGGPLRAVIPELYFWKSAKWIDGLEVMEEDRPGFWEVRGYNMHGDPWKEERYWDVAESVSSILKRVLNVRQHKEEKSQEKQQ from the coding sequence ATGGCAAGCAGGGTTCCGCCTGGTCAGGTAGTGACCAAGACGTTTCCGGTGTTGAGCGCTACAGACCCTCCGGAAACAGACCTTGACGCATTCAGGTTCAGGGTGTTCGGCGCAGTGGACAACCCATATTCTATGACGTGGAAGGAGCTAATGGCCATGCCTAAGGTAAAGAAGACCCTTGACATATCATGCGTGACCCATTGGAGCAGGCTAGATGACGTATGGGAGGGGATATCGATGAAGGCTGTGCTTGAAAGGGCAAGGCCAAAGGGAAAATTCGTGATGCAGCACTCAAGCCTAGTCGGCTACACTACCAATGTGCCGATGGAAAACTCGACGACCGAAAATGCCATGCTGGCGTACAATTTCAACGGGAAACCGTTGGAGCCCAAGCACGGAGGCCCGCTAAGGGCCGTAATACCGGAGCTTTATTTCTGGAAGAGCGCAAAATGGATTGACGGCCTGGAGGTCATGGAAGAGGACAGGCCCGGATTCTGGGAGGTAAGGGGCTACAACATGCACGGCGACCCGTGGAAGGAGGAGCGCTACTGGGACGTCGCTGAGAGCGTCAGCAGCATACTCAAAAGGGTCCTGAACGTAAGGCAGCACAAGGAGGAGAAAAGCCAGGAAAAGCAACAATAA
- a CDS encoding HPP family protein translates to MKKGNLRKNETLLKNKVIPATLTALAVSILTLILYYLNFDLSYGSGSSAILFASFGTSAFVLFMMPKSKAAKIGSFVKAYIFGALLGLSGFYMLYALPLYVVAGIVIFFFSLVMYIGGAEHPPAIGIAMAFVLFRIDIYGVLVVAAGVVILLFLRMVLEKFMYIVEKDIIKDIEHK, encoded by the coding sequence ATGAAAAAAGGGAATCTAAGGAAAAATGAGACTCTTCTTAAGAACAAGGTAATACCTGCGACGCTTACCGCACTTGCAGTGTCCATCCTTACCCTAATACTCTATTACCTGAATTTTGACTTATCGTACGGGAGCGGGTCCTCAGCGATATTGTTTGCATCCTTCGGCACCAGCGCTTTCGTTCTCTTCATGATGCCGAAGTCGAAGGCCGCGAAGATTGGCAGCTTCGTAAAGGCGTATATATTCGGCGCTTTGCTGGGCCTTTCAGGCTTCTACATGCTGTATGCGCTTCCGCTGTATGTCGTTGCAGGCATAGTCATATTCTTTTTCTCCCTGGTAATGTATATAGGAGGCGCGGAGCACCCGCCAGCAATAGGCATTGCGATGGCATTCGTGCTCTTCAGGATAGACATCTACGGGGTCCTTGTTGTTGCTGCCGGCGTTGTTATACTCCTTTTCCTTAGGATGGTCCTCGAGAAGTTTATGTATATAGTCGAAAAGGACATCATCAAGGACATTGAGCACAAATGA
- a CDS encoding CYTH domain-containing protein, whose product MSSKRVMSARSGVYSKILENREIERKFLVANLPDLGKYQCKEIVQAYILKSDDIEIRIRKEGDDYYQTIKKGLGLVRGEFETPTRKKDFDTLRSGLASGREIVKSRYYVPYADNTIFIDVYKGAQKGLVVAEVEFKSEQHAAEFVQPSWFGKEVTGDARYSNGTMALQNSGIRMLRRTPRARPLSLGQGIEYLKKKMDALDASQNGAFIVQIAGGSASGKTSMVAKKAYEAFIDRAVLISMDDYYNGAKYMEREKAKGNEINFDHPDSIDMPLLKWHLRQLKAGNSIEKPIYDFKTAERIGTENVEPKKIIILEGLFALNDEIAPEGKIRVFVDTGVHGRVIRRLLRDSERSSWKPIETMRYMMDVVEPMYRKYVGTTKSNADIVISNEYNPDKEANRSNIREVQIKYKLNLDQERLRAIGAERIMSSVQRDCYYAPENGQFKKTGELLRVRSEGNKIVLTYKGPRNGPLNERPKFEFEIDPEIERNLLSIYGSESKTIEKTRTLYRYNNLVFSIDGNVLKTENGRKTSLGDFIEMRFPENRIDESLAADLLRKLKADSPARIAESYHEM is encoded by the coding sequence ATGTCATCAAAAAGGGTCATGAGCGCGCGGTCCGGAGTTTACTCCAAAATTCTGGAGAATAGGGAGATAGAGCGTAAATTCCTTGTTGCAAACCTACCAGACCTTGGGAAATACCAATGCAAGGAAATAGTGCAGGCTTACATATTAAAGAGCGACGACATTGAAATAAGGATCAGGAAGGAGGGTGATGATTATTACCAGACGATAAAGAAGGGCTTGGGGCTGGTGAGGGGCGAGTTCGAGACTCCTACAAGAAAAAAGGATTTCGATACGCTGCGCTCCGGCCTTGCCTCTGGGCGCGAGATCGTAAAGTCAAGATATTACGTGCCATATGCGGACAACACCATTTTTATAGACGTATACAAGGGCGCGCAAAAGGGGCTTGTCGTGGCAGAAGTCGAGTTCAAGAGCGAGCAGCACGCTGCAGAATTCGTCCAACCGTCATGGTTTGGGAAGGAGGTAACCGGAGATGCAAGGTACAGCAACGGAACGATGGCGCTTCAGAATTCAGGCATCAGGATGCTGAGAAGGACACCACGCGCCAGGCCGCTATCTTTGGGGCAAGGTATAGAATACCTCAAAAAGAAGATGGATGCGCTTGACGCTTCACAAAACGGCGCTTTCATAGTGCAGATTGCAGGAGGCTCGGCATCAGGAAAGACCAGCATGGTCGCGAAAAAGGCATACGAAGCCTTTATCGACAGGGCGGTGCTTATTTCGATGGACGATTACTACAACGGCGCAAAATACATGGAAAGGGAAAAAGCAAAGGGCAACGAGATAAACTTCGACCATCCGGATTCTATAGACATGCCGCTCCTAAAATGGCACCTCAGGCAACTGAAGGCCGGAAATAGCATAGAAAAGCCGATATACGACTTCAAAACCGCGGAGAGGATCGGCACTGAAAATGTGGAGCCAAAGAAGATAATAATACTGGAGGGGCTTTTCGCCCTCAACGACGAGATAGCGCCAGAGGGCAAAATCAGGGTATTCGTCGATACGGGAGTACACGGTAGGGTGATAAGGAGGCTGCTTAGGGACTCTGAAAGATCCAGCTGGAAACCAATCGAAACGATGCGATACATGATGGACGTCGTGGAGCCCATGTACAGGAAATATGTCGGAACTACAAAAAGCAACGCCGACATAGTCATAAGCAATGAGTACAACCCGGACAAAGAGGCAAACAGATCCAATATCAGGGAAGTCCAGATAAAATACAAACTGAATTTGGACCAGGAGCGACTTAGGGCCATAGGTGCGGAAAGGATCATGTCATCGGTGCAAAGGGATTGCTATTACGCACCGGAGAACGGCCAATTCAAAAAGACTGGCGAGCTGCTCAGGGTGAGGAGCGAGGGCAACAAGATAGTGCTGACGTACAAGGGTCCCAGGAACGGCCCGCTAAATGAAAGGCCGAAGTTCGAGTTCGAGATAGATCCAGAAATAGAGAGAAACCTCCTTTCCATATATGGCAGCGAGTCAAAGACCATAGAGAAGACTAGGACGCTATACAGATACAACAACCTCGTATTCAGCATCGATGGCAACGTCCTAAAAACCGAGAACGGCAGGAAAACCAGCCTTGGGGACTTCATCGAGATGCGCTTCCCGGAAAACAGGATAGACGAGTCGCTTGCAGCTGATCTTTTAAGGAAACTGAAGGCTGACAGTCCCGCAAGGATAGCTGAGTCGTATCACGAGATGTAA
- a CDS encoding DUF4382 domain-containing protein yields MSKTGDTKKKIIEILGERNVTLTDISNRLGLAPSTISQHLQELTDSGTIRLVEDRPRKWKYYELIRDNSRYEILNRPNVNRWIDPKRIAVPLAAIAIALVAAFLIFHGNPHVASSNMVYLAPGAAVPIGSTIFTVSDAPSFYNISSLVVTADSASIHSDTTGKWYNIPLQAKSFDLVQLKNISTILAGITLSNGIYDEVVLNISNVTATVNGTKESVVLPSGKLRMMVDFNITNDTTNWINIDFDLEHSLHVTGSGSIVMMPVVNLRHVSDNQLQLNQSSIIVANGPGMIKREFEEGMDQNGTMVSNYSVPQDINIVSSNGRINFYGSAKIPVIVRTRTGIIIGGDASSILNLTGGIGISGSNHSAGFQSKSLAGIAYNSCISQLPQNGSSFNISAKDDASLIRMCCALYAHPFENNSTAVIGSNVQVGTTSKVSVTGISSHPPVINCCYPTYISTSSGKVAVRRCWPIGIATNSTEGFSGNATVQDVVNAGSQHVEENISASALNHGLMSRGGSSGSSSELNISVNNSSNGAFSTQCSLQNGALSCGAGITGNISEIAIDVGHVHLNSTDSVSVTSTVEASSSTTLSSATTSTIGLPETGASSSSNVVAGINSITSNTGGVLNSTGTISANAVSMVNSSI; encoded by the coding sequence ATGAGCAAAACAGGAGATACCAAAAAGAAGATTATTGAAATCCTGGGTGAAAGGAATGTTACCCTAACAGACATCAGCAACAGGCTAGGTCTTGCACCTTCAACAATCAGCCAGCATCTGCAGGAACTTACAGATTCTGGAACGATAAGGCTTGTTGAGGATAGACCGAGAAAATGGAAATATTATGAACTTATCAGGGACAATAGCAGGTACGAGATACTTAATAGGCCCAATGTGAACAGGTGGATAGATCCAAAAAGGATTGCAGTGCCTCTTGCAGCCATTGCAATAGCCCTGGTTGCGGCATTCTTGATATTCCATGGTAATCCGCATGTTGCATCAAGCAATATGGTCTATCTTGCGCCAGGTGCGGCGGTGCCCATAGGCAGCACGATATTCACAGTTTCAGATGCGCCGTCATTCTACAACATAAGCTCGCTGGTAGTCACCGCCGACAGCGCAAGCATACACAGTGATACGACAGGGAAGTGGTACAACATACCCCTGCAGGCGAAGAGCTTTGATCTTGTACAGCTCAAGAACATATCCACGATACTCGCAGGCATAACGCTGAGCAATGGGATCTATGACGAGGTTGTGTTGAACATATCGAACGTAACGGCAACCGTAAATGGCACGAAGGAGAGCGTAGTCCTGCCTTCAGGAAAGCTGAGGATGATGGTGGATTTCAACATAACAAATGACACAACAAACTGGATAAACATAGATTTCGACCTAGAGCATTCGCTGCACGTTACGGGAAGCGGAAGCATAGTCATGATGCCCGTGGTTAACCTCAGGCATGTTTCAGACAATCAGCTGCAGCTTAACCAAAGCTCCATAATAGTAGCAAATGGCCCGGGCATGATAAAAAGGGAGTTTGAGGAGGGCATGGACCAAAATGGCACCATGGTAAGCAATTATTCAGTTCCGCAGGACATAAACATAGTTTCATCGAACGGGAGGATCAACTTTTACGGCAGCGCCAAGATACCTGTAATAGTCAGGACAAGGACCGGCATAATCATAGGAGGAGATGCGAGTAGCATTCTGAACCTTACAGGAGGCATAGGGATATCTGGAAGCAACCACAGCGCCGGCTTCCAGAGCAAGTCCCTTGCAGGGATAGCCTACAACAGCTGCATAAGCCAGCTGCCGCAGAACGGGAGCAGCTTTAACATAAGCGCAAAGGACGATGCATCGCTGATCAGGATGTGCTGCGCCCTGTACGCGCACCCGTTCGAAAACAACAGCACCGCAGTGATAGGCAGCAACGTCCAGGTCGGGACGACATCAAAGGTAAGCGTAACAGGCATAAGCTCGCACCCACCTGTGATAAATTGCTGCTATCCGACGTACATAAGCACCTCTTCAGGCAAAGTCGCGGTGAGAAGGTGCTGGCCGATAGGAATAGCCACGAACTCAACAGAAGGGTTTTCAGGGAATGCAACAGTGCAGGACGTGGTGAATGCAGGCTCGCAGCACGTTGAGGAGAACATAAGCGCATCGGCGCTCAACCACGGATTGATGAGCAGGGGAGGATCCAGCGGGAGCAGCTCGGAGCTGAACATATCAGTCAATAATTCAAGTAATGGCGCTTTCAGCACGCAATGCAGCTTGCAAAATGGCGCGCTCTCATGCGGTGCAGGCATAACGGGAAACATTTCCGAAATAGCAATAGATGTAGGGCACGTGCACCTAAATTCTACGGATAGCGTTTCAGTAACAAGCACCGTAGAGGCATCAAGCAGCACAACCTTATCGAGCGCCACGACAAGCACCATAGGCCTTCCCGAAACTGGTGCAAGCTCGTCCTCTAATGTCGTAGCAGGAATCAACTCCATCACGAGCAATACAGGAGGGGTGCTCAATTCCACCGGGACGATAAGCGCCAATGCGGTAAGCATGGTGAACTCAAGCATATGA
- a CDS encoding aldo/keto reductase, translating into MMRHKTLGDTGERLSEIGIGTWKMGINPEKETLALQSALDDGINLIDTAEMYATEAIVAKAVEARKGVFIATKVSPNHFKYNDLINSCDASLRRLAVGQIDLYQLHWPNHRISIKETMRAMEDLAEDGKIRHIGVSNFSVNELIEAQTAMDRYEIVSNQVEYSVLTREIEEDLLDFCEDNKITIIAYSPFGTGLLFDNRYRKTFDALDMIGKRHNKTAVQVALNWLTSKKGVIAIPKTSDLDHVNEIIGASGWKLSKSEINEINSLSQRKAPLGGFLKPVLKGTSMWAGAMQSFNEKRIAARQNRNTAMSSKK; encoded by the coding sequence ATGATGAGGCACAAAACACTTGGCGATACTGGCGAACGCCTTTCGGAAATAGGAATAGGCACATGGAAAATGGGCATCAATCCGGAAAAGGAGACACTGGCGCTGCAATCCGCGCTTGATGATGGCATTAATTTAATAGACACTGCAGAGATGTACGCAACCGAGGCGATTGTGGCCAAGGCCGTAGAAGCACGTAAGGGCGTATTCATAGCCACAAAGGTTTCCCCTAATCATTTCAAATATAATGATCTGATAAATTCATGCGATGCAAGCCTTAGAAGGCTTGCCGTAGGGCAGATAGACCTATACCAGCTCCACTGGCCGAATCACCGTATAAGCATAAAAGAGACGATGCGCGCAATGGAAGACCTTGCAGAGGACGGGAAGATAAGGCATATAGGCGTAAGCAATTTCAGCGTCAACGAGCTCATAGAGGCCCAAACCGCCATGGACAGGTATGAAATAGTATCGAACCAGGTAGAATACAGCGTGCTAACAAGGGAAATAGAGGAAGACCTGCTCGATTTCTGTGAGGATAATAAGATAACCATAATAGCATACAGCCCGTTCGGCACAGGGCTTTTGTTCGATAATAGGTACCGCAAAACCTTCGATGCATTGGATATGATAGGGAAGCGGCACAATAAAACCGCGGTACAGGTTGCCCTGAACTGGCTTACATCGAAAAAGGGCGTCATAGCGATACCGAAAACCAGCGACCTGGATCACGTAAACGAGATAATCGGTGCGTCAGGCTGGAAGCTTTCCAAAAGCGAGATAAACGAGATAAACTCGCTGAGCCAGAGGAAAGCGCCGCTGGGGGGATTCCTGAAGCCTGTCCTGAAGGGCACCAGCATGTGGGCAGGTGCAATGCAGTCATTCAACGAAAAGAGGATCGCTGCGCGTCAAAACCGCAATACTGCTATGTCCTCAAAAAAATAA
- a CDS encoding methyltransferase — translation MHVKDIKLNECRGVYEPREDSYMLAESVNMHAFGKVLDLGTGTGIQGIVAALKGCEVTFSDIDEKALECARANAEQNGVSGKFLRSDMFDSIGERFNTIVFNPPYVISKEMKHLALDGGENGRHYIDRFIGSYKEHVLDRHCVLIVESSFNRFEKDVERLHAEIVSKGHYFFEDIAVLRF, via the coding sequence ATGCACGTCAAGGACATAAAATTAAACGAATGCAGGGGCGTCTATGAGCCGCGCGAGGATTCGTACATGCTTGCCGAGTCGGTAAACATGCACGCGTTCGGGAAGGTGCTGGATCTCGGGACGGGCACGGGAATACAGGGAATTGTAGCTGCGCTCAAAGGATGCGAGGTCACGTTCTCCGACATAGATGAAAAAGCACTGGAATGCGCCAGGGCGAACGCCGAGCAGAATGGCGTTTCCGGGAAATTCCTGAGATCAGACATGTTCGACAGTATAGGTGAAAGGTTCAACACCATAGTATTCAACCCGCCGTACGTAATAAGCAAGGAAATGAAGCATCTGGCTCTAGACGGAGGCGAGAACGGCAGGCACTACATAGACAGGTTCATAGGTTCATACAAAGAGCATGTCTTGGATAGGCATTGCGTGCTCATCGTTGAAAGCTCCTTCAACCGCTTTGAGAAAGACGTGGAAAGGCTGCATGCTGAAATTGTTTCAAAGGGGCATTATTTTTTTGAGGACATAGCAGTATTGCGGTTTTGA